A region from the Cryptosporangium arvum DSM 44712 genome encodes:
- a CDS encoding ABC transporter ATP-binding protein has translation MTQPMAAMEMMRSLRRDRGDQRKLPPGTWKRILAFAQPYRRDIAVFLTATVVSSVIAVVTPVLAGRVVDAINRGGPRSAVVTVALVIAGLAVVDTVLSMVGRWFSSRIGEGIILSLRTRVFAHVQRMPVAFFSRTQTGALVSRLNNDVIGAQRAFTSTLSGVVSNVIALVLTLAVMLTLSWPITLAALVLLPVFVLPARRVGRRLAGITREAAELNASMNTTMTERFNVAGAMLVKLFGRPEDEEEAFGRRAARVRDVGVLSAVYSRAFFAALTLVAALATALVYGAGGWLALAGGLSAGTVVSLALLLTRLYGPLTALSNVQLDVASALVSFDRVFEVLDLEPALTPGSATIPDGARSVEFRGVSFSYPAADEVSLASLEDVAVLDTAPRTPVLHDIDFEARPGQLVALVGPSGAGKTTISSLVPRLYDVDSGAVLVGGVDVRDATTASLRNAVGVVTQEAHLFHDTIRANLLFARPGAAEDQLWDALRRARIEPLVRSLPDGLDTVVGERGHRLSGGEKQRLAIARLLLKAPGVVILDEATAHLDTDSERAVQQALDEALADRTALVIAHRLSTVRGADLILVVDDGRIVERGTHESLLAAGGLYATLYSAGGAHVPSAT, from the coding sequence ATGACCCAACCGATGGCCGCGATGGAGATGATGCGGTCGCTGCGTCGCGACCGTGGCGATCAGCGCAAGCTCCCACCGGGCACCTGGAAGCGCATCCTGGCGTTCGCGCAGCCCTACCGGCGCGACATCGCGGTGTTCCTGACCGCGACCGTGGTCTCGAGCGTGATCGCGGTCGTGACGCCGGTGCTGGCCGGCCGCGTCGTGGACGCGATCAACCGCGGCGGGCCCCGCAGCGCCGTCGTCACGGTGGCGCTGGTGATCGCCGGGCTGGCCGTGGTCGACACCGTGCTCTCGATGGTCGGGCGCTGGTTCTCGTCCCGGATCGGCGAGGGCATCATCCTCTCGCTGCGGACCCGGGTCTTCGCCCACGTGCAGCGCATGCCGGTCGCGTTCTTCAGCCGGACGCAGACCGGCGCGCTGGTCAGCCGGTTGAACAACGACGTGATCGGGGCGCAGCGAGCGTTCACCTCGACGCTGTCGGGCGTGGTGTCGAACGTCATCGCGCTGGTGCTGACGCTCGCGGTCATGCTGACGCTGTCGTGGCCGATCACGCTGGCCGCGCTCGTGCTCCTGCCGGTGTTCGTCCTGCCCGCACGGCGGGTCGGGCGGCGGCTGGCCGGGATCACCCGGGAGGCGGCCGAGCTCAACGCGTCGATGAACACGACGATGACCGAGCGGTTCAACGTCGCCGGCGCGATGCTGGTCAAGCTGTTCGGCCGCCCCGAGGACGAGGAGGAGGCGTTCGGGCGTCGCGCCGCCCGCGTGCGTGACGTCGGCGTGCTCTCCGCGGTCTACTCCCGGGCGTTCTTCGCGGCGCTGACGCTCGTCGCCGCGCTGGCCACGGCGCTGGTCTACGGGGCGGGCGGCTGGCTGGCGCTGGCCGGAGGCCTGTCGGCCGGCACCGTGGTCAGCCTGGCGCTGCTGCTCACCCGCCTCTACGGCCCGCTGACGGCGCTGTCGAACGTCCAGCTCGACGTCGCGAGCGCGCTGGTGAGCTTCGACCGGGTCTTCGAGGTGCTGGACCTCGAACCGGCCCTCACCCCGGGTTCGGCGACGATTCCGGACGGCGCGCGCAGCGTCGAGTTCCGCGGGGTGTCGTTCAGTTACCCGGCCGCCGACGAGGTGTCGCTCGCCTCGCTCGAGGACGTCGCCGTGCTGGACACGGCCCCGCGCACCCCGGTGCTGCACGACATCGACTTCGAGGCCCGGCCGGGGCAGCTGGTCGCGCTGGTCGGCCCGTCCGGGGCCGGGAAGACCACGATCTCGTCGCTGGTACCGCGCCTGTACGACGTGGATTCCGGCGCGGTGCTGGTCGGCGGGGTCGACGTGCGTGACGCGACGACGGCGTCGTTGCGCAACGCGGTCGGCGTCGTCACGCAGGAGGCGCACCTCTTCCACGACACGATCCGGGCCAACCTGCTGTTCGCCCGGCCCGGCGCGGCCGAGGACCAGCTCTGGGATGCGCTGCGCCGGGCCCGTATCGAGCCGCTCGTGCGTTCGCTCCCGGACGGGCTCGACACGGTCGTCGGAGAGCGTGGCCACCGGCTGTCGGGCGGGGAGAAGCAGCGGCTCGCGATCGCCCGGCTGCTGCTCAAGGCGCCCGGCGTCGTCATTCTGGACGAGGCGACCGCCCACCTCGACACCGACTCCGAGCGGGCCGTGCAGCAGGCGCTCGACGAGGCGCTGGCCGATCGCACCGCGCTGGTCATCGCCCACCGCCTGTCCACCGTGCGCGGCGCCGACCTGATCCTCGTCGTCGACGACGGCCGGATCGTCGAACGCGGCACGCACGAGTCGCTGCTCGCCGCCGGCGGCCTCTACGCGACGCTGTACTCAGCCGGCGGTGCTCACGTTCCCAGTGCGACGTAG
- a CDS encoding response regulator transcription factor: protein MIRVLLADDENLVRSAIAGLLDLQDDLLIVAQAASGTEAVAMASKELPDVAVLDLQMPGADGLAAATQIHAAVPGCATMVLTSHGRPGYLKRALEIGVRGFLPKTSSGSVLAAAIRTVAGGGRYVDPELAADAIAAGESPLTPREADVLELAADGATVEEIAVRISLSPGTVRNHLSSATGKLGAANRHEAVAAARRSGWI, encoded by the coding sequence GTGATCCGGGTGTTGCTGGCCGACGACGAGAACCTCGTGCGCAGCGCCATCGCCGGCCTGCTCGACCTGCAGGACGACCTGCTGATCGTGGCCCAGGCGGCGTCCGGAACCGAGGCGGTCGCGATGGCGAGCAAGGAGCTGCCCGACGTCGCGGTGCTCGACCTGCAGATGCCGGGCGCCGACGGGCTCGCCGCGGCCACGCAGATCCACGCCGCCGTGCCCGGCTGCGCGACGATGGTGCTGACCAGCCACGGCCGGCCCGGCTACCTCAAGCGGGCGCTGGAGATCGGCGTGCGGGGGTTCCTGCCGAAGACCTCGTCCGGGTCGGTGCTGGCCGCCGCGATCCGCACCGTGGCCGGCGGCGGCCGGTACGTCGACCCCGAACTCGCCGCGGACGCGATCGCCGCCGGCGAGAGCCCGCTCACCCCCCGCGAGGCCGACGTTCTGGAGCTCGCCGCCGACGGCGCGACGGTCGAGGAGATCGCGGTGCGCATCTCGCTCTCGCCGGGCACCGTGCGCAACCACCTGTCGTCGGCGACCGGCAAACTCGGCGCAGCCAACCGCCACGAGGCCGTCGCCGCCGCCCGCCGCTCCGGCTGGATCTGA
- a CDS encoding enoyl-CoA hydratase/isomerase family protein yields MSWVDVDRPGVRTVVVGNVSRWDEQAVQVLDVLAATGRELTGAVRVVVLVLDGSITTGARSTTESVRSGLVDLSEAECDAVLAGYQDAVAWLRRADTVSVAAARGPLSGPAVDLALSCDLRVFAHDVSVTLGGPPLLGVTDRLVALIGSGRAAELALTGRPVTAAEAERLGLATRVVPGSDLRAATDDLVAGLLATDRAVLAETKALFAAPGAAAERGSFARRARGLDPG; encoded by the coding sequence GTGAGCTGGGTGGACGTCGACCGGCCGGGGGTCAGGACCGTTGTCGTCGGCAACGTCTCGCGCTGGGACGAACAGGCGGTCCAGGTCCTGGACGTGCTCGCGGCCACCGGGCGCGAGCTCACCGGGGCCGTTCGGGTGGTCGTCCTGGTGCTCGACGGGTCGATCACGACAGGCGCTCGATCCACTACGGAGAGTGTGCGGAGCGGGTTGGTCGATCTGTCCGAAGCGGAGTGCGACGCCGTACTCGCCGGCTACCAGGACGCGGTGGCGTGGTTGCGCCGGGCCGACACGGTCTCGGTGGCCGCCGCCCGGGGCCCGCTCTCCGGGCCCGCCGTCGACCTCGCGCTCAGCTGCGACCTCCGGGTGTTCGCGCACGACGTGTCGGTGACGCTCGGTGGCCCGCCGCTACTCGGGGTGACCGATCGGCTCGTCGCGCTCATCGGGTCCGGCCGGGCCGCCGAACTCGCGCTGACCGGCCGCCCGGTGACCGCCGCCGAGGCGGAGCGGCTCGGTCTGGCGACCCGGGTGGTCCCGGGCTCGGATCTCCGGGCCGCGACCGACGACCTGGTCGCCGGTCTCCTCGCGACCGACCGCGCCGTCCTCGCCGAGACCAAGGCCCTGTTCGCGGCCCCGGGCGCCGCCGCCGAACGCGGCTCGTTCGCGCGCCGGGCCCGCGGCCTCGACCCCGGCTGA
- a CDS encoding ABC-F family ATP-binding cassette domain-containing protein — protein MITVTGLELRAGARILLSDTTLRVQPGDRIGLVGRNGAGKTTTLKVLAGEGLPYAGEVSRRGEVGYLPQDPRTGDLDVTARDRVLSARGLDVLLHDMDKVQVGMAEAATDKDRDKLVRRYGRLEDQFAALGGYAAESEAARICANLGLPDRVLGQPLRTLSGGQRRRVELARILFSDAETLLLDEPTNHLDADSITWLRDYLKGHKSGLIVISHDGDLLEAVVNKVWYLDANRAEVDQYNLGWKAYHAQREADERRRKRERANAEKKAGALMTQADKMRAKATKATAAQNMAKRAEKLLAGLADERVSDKVAKVRFPTPAPCGRTPLTASGLSKSYGSLEIFTDVDLAVDRGTRVVVLGLNGAGKTTLLRLLSGMEQPDTGAVEPGHGLRLGYYAQEHETLDTERTVLENMRSASPDSSDGEIRRLLGAFLFSGDDVDKPAGVLSGGEKTRLALAGLVSSAANVLLLDEPTNNLDPASRVQVLDALTTYTGAVVLVTHDPGAVEALKPEKVILLPDGVEDNWSDDLMELVSLA, from the coding sequence GTGATCACCGTTACCGGCCTCGAGCTGCGCGCGGGTGCGCGCATCCTGCTCTCCGACACCACGCTGCGCGTGCAGCCCGGTGATCGGATCGGCCTGGTCGGCCGGAACGGCGCCGGCAAGACGACCACGCTCAAGGTGCTGGCGGGCGAGGGCCTGCCGTACGCGGGCGAGGTCAGCCGGCGCGGCGAGGTCGGCTACCTCCCGCAGGACCCACGCACCGGCGACCTCGACGTCACCGCCCGCGACCGGGTGCTCTCCGCCCGCGGGCTCGACGTGCTGCTGCACGACATGGACAAGGTGCAGGTCGGGATGGCCGAGGCGGCCACCGACAAGGACCGCGACAAGCTGGTCCGCCGGTACGGCCGCCTGGAGGACCAGTTCGCGGCGCTCGGCGGGTACGCCGCCGAGAGCGAGGCCGCGCGCATCTGCGCGAACCTCGGCCTGCCCGACCGGGTGCTCGGTCAGCCGCTGCGCACGCTCTCCGGCGGTCAGCGCCGCCGCGTCGAACTGGCTCGGATTCTCTTTTCCGACGCCGAGACGCTGCTGCTCGACGAACCGACCAACCACCTCGACGCCGACTCGATCACGTGGCTGCGCGACTACCTCAAGGGCCACAAGAGCGGCCTGATCGTCATCTCCCACGACGGCGATCTGCTCGAGGCCGTCGTCAACAAGGTCTGGTACCTGGACGCCAACCGCGCCGAGGTGGACCAGTACAACCTCGGCTGGAAGGCCTACCACGCGCAGCGGGAGGCCGACGAGCGGCGCCGCAAGCGTGAGCGTGCCAACGCCGAGAAGAAGGCCGGCGCGCTGATGACGCAGGCCGACAAGATGCGCGCGAAGGCCACCAAGGCCACCGCGGCGCAGAACATGGCCAAGCGGGCCGAGAAGCTGCTGGCCGGGCTGGCCGACGAACGTGTGTCGGACAAGGTCGCGAAGGTGCGCTTCCCGACGCCGGCGCCCTGTGGGCGCACACCGCTCACCGCGTCCGGGCTCTCCAAGAGCTACGGCTCGCTCGAGATCTTCACCGACGTCGACCTGGCGGTCGACCGGGGCACGCGCGTCGTCGTGCTCGGGCTGAACGGCGCCGGGAAGACCACGCTGCTGCGGCTGCTCTCCGGCATGGAGCAACCCGACACCGGCGCGGTCGAGCCCGGCCACGGGCTCCGGCTCGGCTACTACGCCCAGGAGCACGAGACGCTCGACACCGAGCGCACCGTGCTGGAGAACATGCGTTCCGCGTCGCCGGACAGCTCCGACGGCGAGATCCGGCGGCTGCTGGGTGCGTTCCTGTTCTCCGGCGACGACGTCGACAAGCCGGCCGGGGTGCTCTCCGGCGGGGAGAAGACCCGGCTGGCGCTGGCCGGCCTGGTGAGCTCGGCGGCGAACGTGCTGCTGCTCGACGAGCCGACGAACAACCTCGACCCGGCCAGCCGCGTCCAGGTGCTGGACGCGCTCACGACCTACACCGGCGCGGTCGTGCTGGTGACGCACGACCCCGGCGCGGTCGAGGCGCTCAAGCCGGAGAAGGTGATCCTGCTGCCCGACGGGGTGGAGGACAACTGGTCCGACGACCTGATGGAACTGGTGTCGCTGGCCTGA
- a CDS encoding sensor histidine kinase, with protein sequence MNPWRWWQSTDDLGRVTLYTRSSILPLLVVGPLVIASVPAVQRGEISEPVVITLVATVVGMSLLAAFLVDRQVIGRALGRPHLTLLAGAALVATVIVSLLPIGNIRGPALLTVAAFTMAPIGAFGSRFYVPIGLAFAGAIALQSNVRDQPEQLVPLTVQMVLLLYVVAGTAQLSVWLVNVVRRLADADRTRAELAVAEERLRFARDLHDIVGRDLSAIAVTSDLVAELARRGRPEAAERAEEVRTIAQESLRQVREAVRGYRTIDLRTELEGSAALLRSAGVKSRMSADVGTLPDDVRTATAWVVREGVTNVVRHSNATLCRIEVREEGGTVHVRLENDGVSGPLGQGSGLVGLAERLRPLGGELTSEQRDGSFVLRAEIPAAGAPAAVSGADGGREVRA encoded by the coding sequence ATGAACCCATGGCGGTGGTGGCAGAGCACCGACGACCTCGGCCGGGTGACGCTCTACACCCGGTCCTCGATCCTCCCGCTGTTGGTCGTCGGCCCGCTGGTCATCGCGTCGGTGCCGGCCGTGCAGCGGGGCGAGATCAGCGAGCCGGTGGTGATCACGCTCGTCGCCACCGTGGTCGGGATGTCGCTGCTGGCCGCGTTCCTCGTCGATCGGCAGGTGATCGGCCGGGCGCTGGGCCGGCCGCACCTGACGCTGCTGGCTGGAGCCGCGCTGGTCGCCACCGTGATCGTGAGCCTGCTCCCGATCGGGAACATTCGCGGGCCCGCGCTGCTGACGGTCGCGGCGTTCACGATGGCTCCGATCGGCGCCTTCGGCTCGCGGTTCTACGTACCGATCGGCCTGGCGTTCGCCGGCGCGATCGCGCTGCAGTCGAACGTGCGGGACCAACCGGAACAGCTCGTCCCACTGACCGTGCAGATGGTTCTGCTCCTGTACGTGGTCGCGGGCACGGCGCAGCTGTCGGTCTGGCTGGTCAACGTGGTGCGTCGGCTGGCGGACGCGGATCGGACCCGGGCCGAGCTCGCGGTGGCCGAGGAGCGGCTGCGGTTCGCGCGTGACCTGCACGACATCGTCGGGCGCGACCTGTCGGCGATCGCGGTCACCAGCGACCTGGTCGCCGAGCTCGCCCGGCGCGGTCGTCCGGAGGCGGCCGAGCGGGCCGAGGAGGTGCGCACGATCGCGCAGGAGTCGCTGCGTCAGGTGCGCGAGGCCGTCCGCGGGTACCGGACGATCGACCTGCGGACCGAGCTGGAAGGCTCGGCGGCGCTGCTGCGCTCGGCCGGGGTGAAGAGCCGGATGAGCGCCGACGTCGGCACGCTGCCGGACGACGTCCGGACCGCGACGGCCTGGGTCGTGCGCGAAGGCGTGACGAACGTGGTGCGGCACTCGAACGCCACGCTGTGCCGGATCGAGGTACGGGAAGAAGGGGGCACGGTGCACGTGCGGCTGGAGAACGACGGCGTGAGCGGGCCGCTCGGGCAGGGGTCCGGGCTGGTCGGGTTGGCCGAGCGGCTCCGCCCGCTCGGGGGTGAGCTCACGTCCGAGCAACGCGACGGGTCGTTCGTGCTGCGCGCCGAGATACCGGCGGCGGGTGCCCCGGCGGCGGTCTCGGGGGCCGACGGTGGGCGGGAGGTGCGCGCGTGA
- a CDS encoding ABC transporter ATP-binding protein: MNAVDVRDLTRTYKSGAEAVRGISFQVAPGQVFGLLGTNGAGKTSTMDVVAGLAAPTSGTVRVLGHDPIRERRAVRHRTGVVLQSGGLPGELTVGEAVRMWAGTMRAPRPADEAIEAVDLADRMGVPIKSLSGGERRRLDLAVALLGRPDLLMLDEPTTGLDAESRRRIWTLIRALVDAGTAVLLTTHHLEEAEELSDALAILHRGRIVAEGTLDEVVATYRAEIRWGDTVGRPPAGVLDAGEAVEVEGRHVVVRTGSLQRTLSRVLRWADDTGIALPELRATPASLETAFLALARSTDDPAPRELEEIAR, encoded by the coding sequence ATGAACGCGGTCGACGTCCGCGACCTCACCCGGACCTACAAGTCCGGCGCCGAGGCCGTCCGGGGCATCAGCTTCCAGGTGGCGCCCGGCCAGGTGTTCGGCCTGCTCGGCACGAACGGCGCCGGCAAGACCTCCACGATGGACGTCGTCGCCGGCCTCGCCGCGCCGACGTCCGGAACCGTGCGGGTGCTGGGCCACGACCCGATCCGGGAGCGCCGGGCCGTCCGGCACCGCACCGGGGTCGTGCTGCAGTCCGGCGGCTTACCGGGCGAGCTGACCGTTGGCGAGGCCGTGCGCATGTGGGCCGGAACGATGCGCGCGCCCCGGCCGGCCGACGAGGCGATCGAGGCCGTCGACCTGGCCGACCGGATGGGCGTGCCGATCAAGAGCCTCTCCGGCGGCGAGCGCCGCCGGCTGGACCTCGCGGTCGCGCTGCTCGGCCGCCCCGACCTGCTGATGCTGGACGAGCCGACGACCGGCCTGGACGCCGAGAGCCGCCGCCGGATCTGGACGCTGATCCGCGCGCTCGTCGACGCCGGCACGGCAGTGCTGCTCACCACCCACCATCTGGAGGAGGCCGAGGAGCTCTCGGACGCACTCGCGATCCTGCACCGCGGCCGGATCGTCGCCGAGGGCACGCTCGACGAGGTCGTCGCCACCTACCGGGCCGAGATCCGCTGGGGCGACACCGTAGGCCGACCCCCGGCCGGAGTCCTCGACGCCGGTGAGGCCGTGGAGGTCGAGGGCAGGCACGTCGTGGTGCGTACCGGCAGCCTGCAGCGCACGCTCAGCCGCGTGCTGCGCTGGGCCGACGACACCGGGATCGCGCTGCCCGAACTGCGCGCCACCCCGGCGTCGCTGGAGACCGCGTTCCTCGCCTTGGCCCGCAGCACCGACGACCCCGCCCCCCGTGAGCTCGAGGAGATCGCCCGATGA
- the ypfJ gene encoding KPN_02809 family neutral zinc metallopeptidase, translating to MDFDDDANLDLSKVEDGRGGGGGFGGPMVVGGGALGLIVTVVLALLGYNTLGSDSSSPAPSGSANLAQECAATNEKRFDLVQCRQVAVFDDLRDYWGTDGAPALNAKYSDPTLRFFTQGVNTACGQATSAVGPFYCPGDQRIYIDLGFYDELAKRFGAPGEFAQAYVLAHEFGHHVQYLTGFEGEVRKLQQQNPGKANQYSIALELQADCYAGVWTANATGGAQSLVEGVSQEDIKSALGAAGAVGDDRIQEQSGGQVNPETWTHGSAAQREQWFDVGRNSGDPQSCTTLKRA from the coding sequence ATGGACTTCGACGACGACGCCAACCTTGACCTCTCCAAGGTCGAAGACGGACGGGGAGGCGGAGGTGGCTTCGGTGGCCCGATGGTCGTCGGCGGGGGCGCGCTCGGGCTGATCGTCACCGTGGTGCTGGCGCTGCTCGGCTACAACACGCTCGGAAGCGACTCGTCGAGCCCGGCGCCCAGCGGCTCGGCGAACCTCGCGCAGGAGTGCGCGGCGACGAACGAGAAGCGGTTCGATCTCGTCCAGTGCCGGCAGGTCGCGGTCTTCGACGACCTGCGCGACTACTGGGGCACCGACGGCGCACCGGCCCTGAACGCGAAGTACAGCGACCCCACGCTGCGGTTCTTCACCCAGGGTGTGAACACCGCGTGCGGTCAGGCCACGTCGGCCGTCGGGCCGTTCTACTGCCCCGGTGACCAGCGCATCTACATCGATCTGGGGTTCTACGACGAGCTCGCGAAGCGGTTCGGGGCACCCGGCGAGTTCGCCCAGGCCTACGTGCTGGCGCACGAGTTCGGGCACCACGTGCAGTACCTGACCGGGTTCGAGGGCGAGGTCCGGAAGCTGCAGCAGCAGAACCCCGGCAAGGCCAACCAGTACTCGATCGCGCTGGAGTTGCAGGCCGACTGTTACGCCGGGGTGTGGACGGCGAACGCGACCGGCGGAGCCCAGAGCCTCGTCGAGGGCGTCTCCCAGGAGGACATCAAGTCCGCTCTCGGGGCCGCCGGTGCGGTCGGTGACGACCGGATCCAGGAGCAGTCCGGGGGCCAGGTCAACCCGGAGACGTGGACGCACGGTTCGGCCGCCCAGCGCGAGCAGTGGTTCGACGTCGGCCGCAACAGCGGTGACCCGCAGTCCTGCACCACGCTCAAGCGGGCATGA
- a CDS encoding DUF2975 domain-containing protein gives MRRRGHLGEFEILLIVALAACGVGLIAGAWQLVARVPITVAVQGTPTLSGLAPGVRPEQAGPVAVIVDDPTGSQVAWEALRTAPWFALIVFTLVMLLLVVRSARRGEPFSDANIQRLALTGWVLLVGSALAFVLELIAVTELSESVSVSGALSGGATYSFVWAFSSLGFLAVAEVLKRGRAIQADLAGVV, from the coding sequence ATGCGACGACGAGGGCACCTCGGGGAGTTCGAGATCCTGCTGATCGTGGCGCTCGCGGCCTGCGGCGTGGGACTGATCGCGGGAGCCTGGCAGCTCGTCGCCCGCGTGCCGATCACGGTCGCGGTCCAGGGCACGCCGACGCTGTCCGGCCTGGCGCCGGGGGTCCGCCCCGAGCAGGCCGGTCCGGTGGCGGTGATCGTGGACGACCCGACCGGGTCGCAGGTCGCGTGGGAAGCGCTACGCACCGCGCCCTGGTTCGCGCTCATCGTGTTCACGCTGGTGATGCTCCTGCTGGTGGTGCGTTCCGCGCGCCGGGGCGAGCCGTTCTCGGACGCGAACATCCAGCGGCTCGCGCTGACCGGCTGGGTGCTGCTGGTGGGGAGCGCGCTGGCGTTCGTGCTCGAACTGATCGCCGTGACCGAGCTGTCGGAGAGCGTGTCCGTGTCCGGGGCGCTCAGCGGAGGCGCGACCTACTCGTTCGTCTGGGCGTTCTCGAGCCTCGGGTTCCTGGCCGTGGCCGAGGTGCTGAAGCGGGGACGGGCGATCCAGGCCGACCTCGCCGGGGTGGTGTGA
- a CDS encoding helix-turn-helix domain-containing protein encodes MPPDEQHRVDVHIDRLLAERGMTLTELAGKVGITLANLSILKNGRARAIRFSTLTALCEVLDCQPGDLFTVPATPP; translated from the coding sequence ATGCCGCCGGACGAGCAGCACCGCGTCGACGTGCACATCGACCGGTTGCTCGCCGAGCGGGGCATGACGCTCACGGAGCTGGCGGGCAAGGTCGGCATCACGCTGGCGAACCTGTCGATCCTGAAGAACGGGCGGGCGCGAGCGATCCGGTTCAGCACGCTGACCGCGCTCTGCGAGGTGCTCGACTGCCAGCCCGGCGACCTCTTCACCGTCCCGGCGACGCCACCCTGA
- a CDS encoding ABC transporter permease — protein sequence MTAVLHRTYSLGRAEVLLLRRNKTLLFTAVLVPLGLVAALASAQDGRTDDNAAAGMVSLFTGMVLLFVVYYTVLSASVARREEGVLQRLRTGEAGDAEILSALALPGTVVAIAQVVLFGVVGALALGLPAPGNPLVVLVALLLGAVMLSVVALLTAVISKTVESVQITSLPVLAICLFGGGLAVPIDSMPENLARVAQFTPLAPVLELARTGWLGTAELAGTAGQIGILLGWIVLGSLLVRTSFRWSPRA from the coding sequence ATGACTGCCGTACTGCACCGGACCTACTCGCTCGGACGCGCCGAGGTGCTGCTGCTGCGCCGCAACAAGACGCTGCTGTTCACCGCGGTGCTGGTGCCGCTGGGGCTGGTCGCCGCGCTCGCGTCCGCGCAGGACGGCCGGACCGACGACAACGCCGCGGCCGGCATGGTCAGCCTGTTCACCGGCATGGTGCTGCTGTTCGTCGTCTACTACACGGTGCTGAGCGCGTCGGTGGCGCGGCGGGAGGAAGGTGTCCTGCAGCGCCTGCGCACCGGTGAGGCCGGCGACGCGGAGATCCTGAGCGCGCTCGCGCTGCCCGGCACCGTGGTCGCGATCGCCCAGGTGGTGCTGTTCGGGGTGGTCGGGGCGCTGGCACTCGGCCTGCCCGCGCCGGGCAACCCGCTCGTCGTGCTGGTCGCGCTGCTGCTCGGCGCGGTGATGCTGTCGGTCGTCGCACTGCTCACCGCGGTGATCTCGAAGACCGTCGAGTCGGTGCAGATCACCAGCCTGCCGGTGCTCGCGATCTGCCTGTTCGGCGGCGGCCTGGCCGTGCCGATCGACTCGATGCCGGAGAACCTGGCGCGGGTCGCGCAGTTCACCCCGCTGGCCCCGGTGCTCGAACTGGCGCGCACCGGGTGGCTCGGCACCGCCGAACTGGCCGGCACCGCGGGGCAGATCGGGATCCTGCTGGGCTGGATCGTCCTGGGATCCCTGCTGGTCCGGACGTCGTTCCGCTGGTCGCCCCGGGCATGA
- a CDS encoding exodeoxyribonuclease III — MRLATWNVNSVTARLPRLLEWLAETEPDVLCLQEIKTTTEAFPAEAVAELGYETAAHGDGRWNGVALLSRVGLADVTRELIDQPGFPGPEPRAIGATCGGVRVWSIYVPNGREPENPHYQYKLAWLEALQRTVKSELGAGPFVVTGDFNVAPTDDDVWDPAVFVGATHVTPPERAALAALREAGLVDVFPRPLKYDHPFTYWDYRAGAFPNNKGMRIDLFYADATLAGAVTDAYVDRNARKGKGPSDHAPVVVDVSLPPRG, encoded by the coding sequence GTGCGCCTGGCGACCTGGAACGTGAACTCCGTGACCGCGCGGCTCCCCCGGCTGCTCGAGTGGCTCGCGGAGACCGAGCCGGACGTGTTGTGCCTGCAGGAGATCAAGACCACGACCGAAGCGTTCCCGGCCGAGGCGGTCGCCGAACTCGGCTACGAGACCGCGGCCCACGGCGACGGACGGTGGAACGGGGTGGCGCTGCTGTCCCGCGTCGGGCTGGCCGACGTCACCCGGGAGCTGATCGACCAGCCCGGGTTCCCCGGCCCCGAGCCCAGGGCGATCGGCGCGACCTGCGGCGGCGTCCGGGTCTGGTCGATCTACGTGCCGAACGGCCGCGAACCGGAGAACCCGCACTACCAGTACAAGCTGGCCTGGCTCGAGGCGCTGCAGCGCACCGTGAAGTCCGAGCTCGGCGCGGGCCCGTTCGTCGTCACCGGCGACTTCAACGTCGCGCCGACCGACGACGACGTCTGGGATCCCGCCGTCTTCGTCGGCGCGACGCACGTCACCCCGCCGGAGCGGGCCGCGCTGGCCGCGCTGCGCGAGGCGGGCCTGGTCGACGTCTTCCCGCGGCCGTTGAAGTACGACCACCCGTTCACCTACTGGGACTACCGCGCCGGGGCCTTCCCCAACAACAAGGGCATGCGGATCGACCTCTTCTACGCCGACGCCACGCTGGCGGGCGCGGTGACCGACGCGTACGTGGACCGCAACGCGCGCAAGGGCAAAGGCCCCTCGGACCACGCGCCGGTCGTCGTGGACGTCTCTTTGCCGCCGCGAGGTTAG